The sequence cgatcgacaaaaataacattcaagataatattgttcgtgaagaatatgaacgtttttttttccatgttttgtgaagtaaaatttagcccgatttagagtttagggtttagggtttagggtatatatatatatatatatatatatatatatatatatatatagtggtaggatcaagattcaagagggaagtaaccaatcgggggaagcggggggaagcaaaattttttttcttcattttttgaaaaaactttgttcacgaacattatagatgagatgaaaatatgaacatttaataaagacactttgtgataaatatttttattttggcggaaaaacgctcgaagaagtaatgtataacaattatcgtgttttttgagcgcatgttgaggttttagatattagggtttataaatttagggtttagggtttagatatagggtttagatttaggatttagattgagtttttaacacgaacgggttagagtttaggttttagagtttagggtttagggtttggtgttttgggtttatggaataaagccaaaacaccaaaccctaaaccctaaaccctaaaccctaaactctaaatcgggctaaattttacttcacaaaatatgaagaaaaaaaaacgttaatattcttcacgaacaatattatcttgaatgttatttttgtcaatcgttttcccgcaaaaataataacattcatcacgaagtgtcttttttaaacgttcatattttcgtgtgatcttgatgcctgaaaataaaatttccaaaaaaacgaaaaaaaaaaaaatttgcttccttcCGCTtcaccccgattggttacttccccattgatcctgcccatatatatatatatatatatatatatatatatatatatatatatatatatatatatatatatatatatatatatatatatatatatatatatatatatatatatatatagggtcataatTAAGAGGGGAGCACTTTTTGGGGGAAgcaaattataatttttttattttttcgttttttgaaaaaactttgttcacgaacattatagattagatgaaaatatgaacatttaaaaaagacactttgtgatgaatgtcattattttagcgggaaaacgctcgaagaaaaaaaaataaaaacattcaatgcattgaatgttttgttgctgagtttatttgcatcgttttgttttcatcttgtgtgaagtgttttttttcgaatttagcccgatttagagtttagggtttagggttttcgggtttactcggtaaaccctcaaccctaaaccctaaaccccaaaccccaaaccccaaaccctaaactctaaaccgttcgtgttaaaatattcaatctaaaccctaatttctaaaccctaaatcctaatttctaaacccaaaaccctaatttctaaacccaataccctaatttctaaaccctaatagctaaaccctaatttataaacccctaatttctaaaccctaatttctaaaccctactttctaaccccttaaaaaaaactcagcagcaaaacattcaatgcattgaatgttttaatttttttcttcgagcgttttcccgccaaaataatgacattcgtcacaaagtgtcttttttaaatgttcatattttcatctaatctataatgttcgtgaacaaagttttttcaaaaaacgaaaaaaattacttcccccactTCCTCCAAAAAAGTGTTTCTCTCTCGAttaaatatctctctctctctctctctctctatatatatatatatatatatatatatatatatatatatatatataagtgaataATTATCTTGAACATTCTAAAAATAATACTGGACAATAAAATTAGAATTGAAGAAGTAATATTTGACTAATTATTTTATGATCACACATGCCCAAATATAGAATTGGGTAATGGTTTATAAGTCTAGGTATTATCTGATCCTTCAAGCTAGTTCTGAGGGTAAGTTCTACATTTAAATTTGGTCCTAGTTTAAGCTAGTTTTGAAAGTGAATTCTACATTTGAGTTTATGCCTAATTCGGTCTCACCTCCAGTTTGCTCGAGGATGAGTTTTCAAACCTTCGATGTGACCAACGATTACGTTCTCTCTAATTGAGGGTATTGTTATGATCATACTACATTGTCAAAATATATGATTTTGTGATAAACTTATAAGTCTAGGCGTTTTCTCTTCATTCAAGTTAGCTTTGAGAAACAATTATACATTTACATAATTACATTTATGGCTAGTCCGGACTCACATTCAATCCATTCCACGGTGAGTTTTTTGGATAAGTTTAAGAGGATAAATCTTCAGTTTTCAACTCTCTCACTATTAATATTTATAAGCCTTGAAATCATATCTACgtatagttaaaaatatatatacaaaataaatttaCCAAACACATCTCTTTTAGATTATAAGTAATACTTTACTCTCATCTCTTCTAAATTTAAATACTTTACTCTCATCTCTTCTTATCTAAAAAAAGATACTTTACTTTTTCTTCtaatatgaaaataaaataaaatatgttatAGCAAATATAGTTCAATACTCTCGTCTAGTTGTAGTTACATCAGTATTTACTATCACTATTTTCCTTGTGTATTTAGAACTTACTGTAAAGAATTTCGCAATATTTAAACTTTTACATGAGTATTAGATATATACTAAATTATGGATCATATAAATTACATGAGTATTAGATATTTACTTTGTATATTGGATCATATAAATTATGCTAGCCTTACATCTAACGTGTGGTATATATTTCCTATTGAAACATTGAGACACTTTTCTTACTTACATAACTTGTTAAAAAGGGAGCTCACCTGAGGTTGCTTTTCCTGGTAACCGTGAGGGTCGGCTTGCGGTTTACCCGGTGGTTTACTCGCTGCGTTGGGGCCAACGTGCCTGCTTCGTAGTTGGGGTTCCaccattacaaaaaaaaaaaaaaaaaaaaaaaaagcatgccATAAGACAAAGAAGCACCATGTTACACTTCCATGAATTTTACAAAGCTTTCACATTAAATAAGAAATAACATAAAAAGGTCTGTGAAACactaaacatattttaccaacaaaGATGTGCACTTAATGTTCCATTTGTAACCTATCAACGAATGCAACTATTCAACTTTCGAAAAATCTGGTTTAGGGAGTGGCACGATATAAGGACAACTTTGTTGACACAAAATAATATAACGACCGACTACTTAATTAATCACTCGCTCGATGTATCGTTGTTTTTGCTGGCAACCCAATATTGTTTGGAGGCCACGAAAATTTTCTTGGGGACAAAAGGTCCATCTTCATGATCATGCAACTTAACATTCCATCTCATGCCGGACGTTATTTTCATCACCTTGGTTAACACGTCTACTTCATCTCGAAGGATGACTGAACCTTCGGGTCTCAAAATCCGGTCCATTTCTAGTAGGATGTCTTCCAGATCGCATCTGTTTGTATATAAATGGAGATCATAAAGACATGATTACATGCTTGTATATAAATGCATGATGGAGATGCTTAATACTAATACATATATTAGCAGGATTTTGAAgggtaaaaatggaaacttacttgtTCTCGTACAAGCTGAATACACCATTCCCGTGAATAAGGTCGTATGTTCTTGGGTAAGTCGAGAAGCCTTCACACCTGAAAGGCAACTAACAATTGGAGTTAAAGTATGTCATTAACGGGTCAGTCAATTGGAGCACTTTAGATCCTTACCTAGAAACATACATCATCAAAATGGGTTGAAATCGCCTAAGGTATTATTCATATGTTTTCAAGCTCCTAAATCAATTTACACACACAGACAGACACAGACAcagacacacacacatacacgcagACAGACACATACGCACGCGCACGCACACACAAACACATGTGTGCGCGCGCAGACACACAGAGACACACACAAACgcgtgtgtgtgcgcgcgcgcagacacacacatatacacacataaAAGTAGACAAAATTGGTGGGTCTCTGACCAGCCTAAGTAACAACATGCTGCTCTAAACAAACGAGTTGAAAACTAAAGATTTATGAAACTCACCAATCATGATATATACCGATTAGACCACGCTCATATACAACTCCCAATGTGTTTGGAGCAATGGTGGGCACAACATTCATCACCCATAATTTATTAGAGTCAATAGCTGCAGCAAAACCTCCAAGGCCAGCATTCATATCCATAATGTTTCTATACCTTGAAGTCCCAATTAATCGGTTGATGCGTTTGTAAGTAGCAACATACGTCTTCCAAAGTTTACTATTTTCTTGATAACTTTCAATAGAAACATCTGGAATTAGTCCTTTGGATATGCGAGGTGGCACCGCCTGAAGCCTTGCAGGAAACTTCTTTAACTCACCTCCTGCTACTTCGTTTGTGCTTTTGACTTTTGGGTACGGAGTTACACATGTTTCCATTTTCTTGTACCTTAATTATAACAAAAGGTAAATCAATTATGAGAAATTTTATACTCAAAACCACTTGGGTATTCATTAGTAAAGCAATAGAAGTTGTCCAAAAGAGGTTGACATAAACTTTTCGGTCACATATACTGAAACTAAGTTCAGTCGTTTTATTTGTTGAATTATTTAGCTCCgttgttaatcactttgtttttgtATTATTTAGCATTCACTAGTCGCTTTTAAATTATCAAGTTAGCTGAAATGATATTTCAGCATTTAGCGACATTAGAAAACAAATAAAGCTAAGCACGAAACATGTTGGAAAGGTATGAGTTTATCAAGGTGGGAAATTCATCCTTTTAAGTAATCATATCAATTAAACTAAACATCAAACACAAACACAATTAAGAGGACTAACCAAACATTATCGGCATCACTCGTTGGGCAGAAATTTTCAGAATTCATTTTACAGGATTCAGCGTTGACTTTTTTTCTCCAAATTGCAGTATCTCCCTTCTCATATTTCTTCTCCCAACAAAGAGATTCAGCAAGCTTTTCAATCTTTGTTTGTTCTGCTTTCAAATCTTCTTTTGACCGTTTCCACGTCTGGTAATAAGTCTTCCAATTGATTGGAGGCCCAGACAAAATCCAAAACCCACCGGGCCTAAGAACTCGATCAACTTCCATTAAATATTTCCCATCTGCATGTTCAACGCTCAATGTTATATAACAATGTGCTTGTAACTTAAAGATGACAACTTCGACCCATTATGCATGAGTTGATGCAAGCTGATATTATGATACTTCAAACAGGTTACACAGGTAATATAAAATTGTCTTGATATAAAGCAGGTCCCCACTTGAAGTGTATTTCTGACGCATAAAACCTcctaaattatatattttttagaCATAATATACATTATACATTCAGCAATCATAGTTAACACATTAACAAATTATATAAggttttttaaataaaccatttcgcGTCAACCCAACCCATTTACAGCCAACACCAACGAACTACCCAATTTGACCAACCAACCAACCAGTAGATACGTATAAACCCTTCTGGAATTTTGCATAATTTCAATAAATCTATCTGATTTACAAGATATAAATCAAAAACTTTTACATTACTTACTGTATTCGCCCCATGGTATTAAACACCGAGAACACTGAGCCATATCAAATGCTCTAGCTGGAAAAGGAAGACTTATTGATCCAAGAACACCAACAATAGCAGGGACACCGCGTTCTAAAGCAAACTGCACTTGTGCTTCATGATTGTCCCGAGGCGCAAATGACATGGCTAAAACATTTCTCTTCATCAGGAACGCACCCCAGCTCGCAACCTATGTTAACGTTATAAAATCAGTCCAAAAAGATCAACTGCTGCATTTTCAAGTATCTATAGATCAACATAAGTTATGCTCTATTTCTGATTGGTTAAATGAGTTGAGCTAAATGATTTAATTTTTAAGGAATGATCAAACAGATTAAAAAATATCAGAagtggacttaaatacataaaaagtcCTCCTAAATCACTGTATTTAAGAATGTAAGACTCTAAGTAATCATAGTTGTAATAATCCCGATTAATCCCTTATAGAAGCAGGCTGATTAGATATTACCgaatccgtttaattaatcggtcaacgacGGTCAAGTGTCGAAATCGGATTTAGTTGGTCATAATCAGTCAAATTGGTCAAAACAATAGTTGATCCAAcattttaatataaaatataagttaAAATTTTGGAGTATTAGAACAACTGAACCATCAGTTTATGTTTCTAGACAATTATGTTGAAGTTTATGgttgtttatgtttatggttttgaTCTATATTTACACACATAGTTTTGAAATTTACTTTTTAAGTACATAAAAAGTCCAATCCGATTTATCCCCGACTTGGCTGATCTATCCCTACAAGAATTTGGCCGATAAATACCCAATAAGCGATTTTTACAACCTTGTAAGTAATAAC comes from Rutidosis leptorrhynchoides isolate AG116_Rl617_1_P2 chromosome 4, CSIRO_AGI_Rlap_v1, whole genome shotgun sequence and encodes:
- the LOC139839667 gene encoding probable methyltransferase PMT14, producing the protein MGSKNNPANRRRSPLSIIIVFGLCCFFYLLGTWQKSGFGKGDKIAMDITKKTECEDDFATLDFNPHHNIPIPDTSKPKAKMFKPCDVKYTDYTPCHEQDRAMRFPREEMVYRERHCPPQEEKLKCLIPAPRGYSTPFPWPKGRDYVHYANVPYKHLTVEKANQHWVEFQGNVFKFPGGGTMFPQGADAYIDELAKVIPIADGSVRTALDTGCGVASWGAFLMKRNVLAMSFAPRDNHEAQVQFALERGVPAIVGVLGSISLPFPARAFDMAQCSRCLIPWGEYNGKYLMEVDRVLRPGGFWILSGPPINWKTYYQTWKRSKEDLKAEQTKIEKLAESLCWEKKYEKGDTAIWRKKVNAESCKMNSENFCPTSDADNVWYKKMETCVTPYPKVKSTNEVAGGELKKFPARLQAVPPRISKGLIPDVSIESYQENSKLWKTYVATYKRINRLIGTSRYRNIMDMNAGLGGFAAAIDSNKLWVMNVVPTIAPNTLGVVYERGLIGIYHDWCEGFSTYPRTYDLIHGNGVFSLYENKCDLEDILLEMDRILRPEGSVILRDEVDVLTKVMKITSGMRWNVKLHDHEDGPFVPKKIFVASKQYWVASKNNDTSSE